From Microplitis mediator isolate UGA2020A chromosome 11, iyMicMedi2.1, whole genome shotgun sequence, one genomic window encodes:
- the LOC130677575 gene encoding uncharacterized protein LOC130677575 has product MSFIILSVLFLSISHYCCGDYQFASEYQIETTTLPPPPVPYSFNYKAGRYPGHVDRFRSESGDGAGVVHGTYSYIDPKFKIRTVDYTADKYGFHPILKNFEDVQAQPQDSEAVRLEKEKHHRLYEKIANSNANPDSLINNLPRETASVARAKNHHFELFKKIAAEHEAIAHQREAERLAFEATSVPNNVEESINYYK; this is encoded by the exons atgtcttttattattttatctgttTTGTTTCTTTCAATAAGTCATTATTGTTGTGGCGATTATCAGTTTGCATCTGAGTATCAAATAGAGACGACGACTCTTCCACCGCCGCCAGTACCGTACAGTTTTAATTACAAAGCTGGGAGATATCCAGGACATGTCGATCGATTTAGATCTGAATCTGGCGATGGAGCTGGTGTAGTACACG gtaCTTATTCTTATATTGacccaaaattcaaaatcagaaCCGTAGATTACACTGCAGATAAATATGGCTTCCatccaattttaaaaaatttcgaagacgTTCAAGCCCAGCCACAAGATTCAGAAGCTGTGAGATTAGAAAAAGAAAAGCATCATCGTCTGTATGAAAAAATAGCTAACAGTAACGCAAACCCTGATAGTTTGATTAATAATCTTCCGCgg gaaACCGCTAGTGTTGCCAGAGCTAAAAACCACcactttgaattatttaaaaaaatagccgCCGAGCATGAAGCTATCGCGCATCAACGCGAGGCTGAACGACTGGCATTCGAAGCAACTTCAGTACCCAATAACGTTgaagaatcaataaattattataaataa